GGCGTATCACGTGACAGCGTAGAATCACACGAAAAATTTATTGCAAAGCAAGATTTACAAATCGCGCTTATCAGCGATACTGATGAAAAGTTATGCCAATACTTTGATGTGATCAAAGAGAAAAACATGTATGGCAATATCACATTAGGGCTGGTACGTTCGGCCTTTGTTTTTAATACCGAAGGTAAGCTCACTCATGCTCAACGAAACCTACGTGCTAAAGGCTACACCGAGCGTTTGCTTGAAACATTGACCACTTCATCACAAAACTAAAACCATACCTGATAAAAAAATTATGAAATGGCTGTGAACAAACGTTATGATAAAAATCTAGGACCAAATAATAAAGACATTCCTTACTAATAAAACATTACTTGAGAATAATATGAATAAACCGTCTAGCGTTTCTGCTGATAATGCCTCATCCAAAGTCACTCGTAAGGTCTCTGTGGCTATTATTGGCGCTGGTACAGCTGGTCAAAATGCCTTTCGCCAAGCCAGTAAAATGTTCGATGATGTCGTCATTATCAATGAAGGATTTTGGACAACCACCTGTATCGCTGTCGGCTGTATGCCTAGTAAGCTACT
This is a stretch of genomic DNA from Psychrobacter alimentarius. It encodes these proteins:
- a CDS encoding peroxiredoxin yields the protein MAKPTTEDITLPTFPVTMVRELDGHFIHDEISLKEMVANTNKGLILYFYPKDNTPGCTTQATEFTAQLNEFDDLGYDIIGVSRDSVESHEKFIAKQDLQIALISDTDEKLCQYFDVIKEKNMYGNITLGLVRSAFVFNTEGKLTHAQRNLRAKGYTERLLETLTTSSQN